In Cyprinus carpio isolate SPL01 unplaced genomic scaffold, ASM1834038v1 S000006640, whole genome shotgun sequence, one DNA window encodes the following:
- the LOC122144317 gene encoding protein kinase C zeta type-like, whose protein sequence is MPVSNGSMMDLPSEYVKVKAHYGGDMLISDLDLAMTYTEVCEEVRTMCGVRKEMPITLKWIDDEGDPCTISSQMELEEAFRIYNRNRRSGLLLHGTHSLRTSEINLFSIVLVAELLYLY, encoded by the exons ATGCCTGTCAGTAACGGATCGATGATGGATTTGCCCTCGGAATATGTGAAAGTAAAGGCGCATTACGGAGG ggacATGCTGATCTCTGACTTGGATTTGGCCATGACGTACACAGAGGTGTGTGAGGAGGTGAGAACGATGTGTGGGGTCAGAAAGGAGATGCCAATTACACTCAAGTGGATTGATGATGAAG GGGACCCGTGTACCATTTCATCCCAGATGGAGCTGGAGGAAGCATTCAGGATCTACAACCGGAACCGGCGTTCCGGACTCCTTTTGCATGGTACTCATTCACTCAGAACATCTGAAATAAATCTATTTTCAATTGTTCTAGTAGCAGAATTACTCTATTTGTATTAG
- the LOC109104692 gene encoding deleted in malignant brain tumors 1 protein-like, which translates to MSRILLGLVMLGCTVAVEDVQAFDDPITRLVNEKAGERCSGRVEVRHGHQWGTVCQRGWDLEDAAVVCRELDCGVVLDIPGGARFGRAGGEVLWRNVKCSGDEFALDLCERTLNDDVCTHSEDAGVECTGKLLAPTLSIQSRFYTYSAAEAVHFKCTAPYWQSVIDFHLYKRGVDTPLVTQRADPRQMTVDLTLSDLEISHQGSYSCLYRIHTKLGNSPSGFSPHSNFINITVLEIHTPQIWYNTSPEARPGWVIRGHSFNVTCSTQPQYPGGSFQLRLIRPNGTVRHSLPALAPSVTFTFSNAQSNNEGYYCCLYKVQTGERTFISRESQPLPISIREVDPVMSPVFISLLVSSLTFVVATCAILIVAKVYCKRVSKPTELERGRAQTPVSNCKLKIFNHLCFFY; encoded by the exons ATGTCGAGGATTCTTCTGGGCCTGGTAATGCTTG GATGCACTGTTGCTGTTGAAGATGTTCAAGCCTTTG ACGACCCGATCACCAGGCTTGTGAATGAAAAAGCAGGTGAGCGGTGCTCGGGTAGAGTGGAGGTGCGTCATGGGCATCAGTGGGGCACCGTGTGCCAGCGTGGTTGGGATCTGGAGGATGCCGCAGTGGtttgtagagagctggactgcgGCGTCGTGTTGGACATTCCAGGCGGCGCTCGTTTCGGACGGGCCGGTGGAGAAGTGCTGTGGAGGAATGTGAAATGCTCGGGTGACGAGTTTGCCCTGGATCTGTGTGAACGCACCCTCAATGATGATGTGTGTACACACAGTGAGGATGCTGGAGTGGAGTGCACAG GAAAACTTCTAGCACCCACCTTGTCAATTCAGTCTCGCTTCTACACCTATTCGGCAGCAGAGGCTGTTCACTTTAAATGCACTGCCCCATACTGGCAGTCTGTCATTGACTTCCATCTGTACAAAAGAGGTGTGGACACACCGCTAGTGACCCAGAGAGCCGATCCCAGACAAATGACGGTGGATCTGACTCTGTCAGACTTAGAAATCTCCCATCAGGGCAGCTACAGCTGTCTCTACAGGATACACACCAAACTAGGAAACTCTCCCTCAGGGTTTTCTCCACACAGCAACTTCATTAACATCACAGTCT TGGAGATTCACACTCCCCAAATCTGGTACAACACTTCTCCTGAGGCCCGGCCGGGTTGGGTCATCCGGGGCCACAGTTTTAATGTCACCTGCTCCACGCAGCCTCAGTATCCAGGAGGATCCTTTCAGCTGCGGCTCATCAGGCCCAACGGGACCGTCCGGCACTCTCTGCCGGCCCTCGCTCCCTCCGTCACCTTTACCTTTTCCAATGCCCAGTCCAATAATGAGGGCTACTACTGCTGTCTCTACAAGGTCCAGACTGGAGAGCGCACATTTATATCGAGGGAGAGTCAGCCTTTACCTATTTCTATTCGAG AAGTAGATCCGGTGATGAGCCCGGTGTTCATCAGTTTACTGGTGTCCAGTTTGACATTTGTGGTGGCCACATGTGCCATTCTGATTGTTGCCAAAGTGTACTGCAAGAGAGTGAGCAAACCCACTGAACTGGAGCGAGGGAGAGCGCAGACACCTGTGAGTAACTGTAAactcaaaatatttaatcatttgtgtttcttttacTGA
- the LOC109104697 gene encoding alpha-N-acetylgalactosaminide alpha-2,6-sialyltransferase 5-like isoform X2 produces the protein MHCKSCALVTSSGHMTGSGRGAEIDRKECVIRMNDAPTRGYQRDVGQRTSLRVVAHSSMQRVLRNRLELLNSSQNTFFIFWGPGNYMRQDGKGLVYNNLRLLKQMMPKLQVYVISRLKMLHFDELFKKETGKDRKRSNSWLSTGWFTMAIAVEICDRIDVYGMISPEFCKSPNLEPSVPYHYYEPAGPDECKMYLSHEQGRYGSHHRFITEKRVFANWALMFNIHFYQPDWRPAPVTKNSTDS, from the exons ATGCATTGCAAAAGCTGTGCCTTAGTGACTAGCTCTGGTCACATGACTGGAAGTGGTCGAGGTGCGGAGATTGACCGCAAGGAGTGCGTCATCCGTATGAATGATGCCCCAACACGAGGCTACCAGAGGGACGTGGGCCAGCGAACGAGTCTGCGTGTGGTCGCACACTCCAGCATGCAACGTGTGCTACGAAACCGCCTTGAACTACTCAACTCCAGCCAGAACACCTTCTTTATCTTCTGGGGGCCTGGAAACTACATGCGACAAGATGGTAAAGGCCTTGTCTACAACAACCTGCGTCTGCTGAAGCAGATGATGCCTAAACTACAGGTGTACGTCATCTCGAGGTTAAAGATGCTGCATTTTGATGAGCTCTTTAAGAAGGAAACAGGGAAAGATAG AAAAAGGTCCAATTCATGGCTCAGCACTGGTTGGTTCACTATGGCGATCGCTGTGGAGATTTGTGACAGAATCGACGTCTATGGAATGATTTCTCCTGAGTTCTGCAA GTCACCTAACCTCGAGCCATCAGTGCCGTATCACTACTACGAGCCTGCGGGGCCAGATGAATGTAAAATGTATCTCTCTCACGAGCAGGGCCGGTACGGCAGCCACCATCGTTTCATTACTGAGAAACGTGTCTTTGCCAACTGGGCACTTATGTTCAACATACACTTCTATCAACCAGACTGGAGACCGGCAcctgttacaaaaaacagcacagACTCCTGA